Proteins from a single region of Candidatus Thermoplasmatota archaeon:
- a CDS encoding DUF92 domain-containing protein, which yields MPLPFPDMLTTVGVTIFCAAMAAASYQRKIFDLSGSLSAFVVGMVIGICGNVLWLILLLVFLITSFGATKYRFEWKKSQGFQEGRKGERTWRNVFANGAIPALIAILSFVSEALEPGGGMFPKDVASFMFVSAIAVAASDTAASEIGIVDPRVYLITTFERTKRGVDGGVSLTGQLAAFIAAAYTSVVAYVVFAFLNDSLLAGPSTLFVPMLCGFLGCQIDSVIGATLETKGKIGKLGNNFTSISLGALIAFAFAMA from the coding sequence TTGCCCCTCCCGTTCCCAGATATGCTCACGACCGTGGGTGTGACCATCTTTTGCGCGGCAATGGCCGCGGCGTCCTACCAGAGGAAGATCTTCGACCTATCAGGCTCTCTGTCTGCGTTCGTCGTTGGTATGGTTATTGGAATATGTGGGAATGTTCTCTGGCTCATACTCTTACTAGTGTTCTTGATCACGAGCTTCGGCGCCACCAAGTACCGGTTCGAATGGAAGAAGTCTCAAGGCTTCCAGGAGGGAAGAAAGGGCGAACGCACCTGGAGGAATGTGTTCGCCAACGGCGCCATACCGGCATTGATCGCCATCTTGAGCTTCGTTTCGGAGGCATTAGAGCCAGGTGGAGGAATGTTCCCCAAGGATGTTGCGAGCTTCATGTTCGTCTCGGCCATCGCGGTCGCGGCATCCGATACTGCCGCGAGCGAGATCGGGATCGTTGACCCAAGGGTGTACCTGATCACCACTTTCGAGCGCACTAAGAGAGGGGTTGACGGGGGCGTGTCCTTGACCGGCCAGCTCGCAGCGTTCATAGCAGCTGCCTACACGTCTGTCGTTGCGTATGTCGTGTTCGCGTTCTTGAATGATTCACTTCTGGCCGGTCCCTCGACCCTGTTCGTCCCGATGCTATGCGGGTTCCTGGGGTGCCAGATAGACAGTGTCATAGGCGCGACGCTCGAAACAAAGGGCAAGATAGGCAAGTTGGGCAACAACTTCACTTCAATATCTCTTGGCGCGCTGATTGCATTTGCGTTCGCTATGGCCTAG
- a CDS encoding HAD-IA family hydrolase produces the protein MRKVAAVTFDLWDTLIQERPGGTEKVARLRINGIASILGGRGIVHDVDELESAYSETGEFLAMTWNKKRDMPVKDQVLFMLSSVDDKLASKLVNKELEDIERIYAESILDNPPMLLPGASDALRSVKEEGYRIGLISNTGRTPGSVLRIMMGRMDILEYFETTTFSNETLVRKPSEGMFRVTLDKLKVIPKAAVHIGDDADSDIAGAKKVGMHAIHLVAVGKSPSKIADGHVKSLDQVIDRIERL, from the coding sequence ATGAGGAAGGTAGCTGCCGTCACATTCGACCTCTGGGATACGTTGATCCAGGAGCGGCCAGGTGGTACCGAGAAGGTCGCTAGGCTCAGGATCAACGGCATAGCATCAATTCTGGGCGGCAGGGGGATAGTGCATGATGTCGACGAGCTCGAGTCAGCGTACAGCGAGACGGGAGAGTTCCTCGCGATGACCTGGAACAAGAAGAGGGACATGCCCGTCAAGGACCAGGTGTTGTTCATGCTCAGCTCGGTCGATGACAAACTCGCGAGCAAGCTGGTCAACAAGGAGCTCGAGGACATCGAGAGGATCTACGCCGAGAGCATCCTGGATAACCCGCCCATGTTGTTGCCCGGCGCGAGTGATGCATTGAGATCGGTCAAGGAAGAAGGGTACAGGATCGGCCTGATATCTAACACTGGCCGAACGCCAGGCTCCGTCCTAAGGATCATGATGGGCAGGATGGACATACTCGAATACTTCGAAACCACCACATTCTCCAACGAGACTCTCGTTAGGAAGCCGTCCGAGGGGATGTTCAGAGTCACTCTCGACAAGCTCAAGGTGATCCCAAAGGCCGCCGTCCACATAGGGGACGATGCGGACAGCGACATCGCAGGGGCAAAGAAGGTCGGCATGCATGCGATCCATCTGGTCGCGGTCGGCAAGTCCCCGTCGAAGATCGCGGATGGGCACGTCAAGTCCCTCGACCAGGTCATCGACCGAATCGAACGACTCTGA
- a CDS encoding class I SAM-dependent methyltransferase, which translates to MSSKDLFGQAFIDCYEGRKCALKLERDDGYVDSQNIGLYFQDFKEFPAVERKALAHVRGRVLDIGVGAGRVALYLQSRGLEVVGIDISDNAIDISRRRGVRKLVKMSACDLKFRKNSFDTALAFCNNFGLCGSMEGVRGMLERLHGIIREDGIFLAESIHPTRTKNRAHLKYHNMNSARGQPPGQATLREIYRRQKGDWWDLLMVRPGEMRELCADSGWTIEKTYRGVPSYVYVLRKD; encoded by the coding sequence ATGAGCTCCAAGGACCTATTTGGCCAGGCATTCATTGACTGCTACGAGGGCAGGAAGTGCGCGCTGAAACTTGAGCGAGACGATGGGTACGTTGACTCGCAGAACATTGGCCTCTACTTCCAAGACTTCAAGGAATTCCCGGCAGTTGAGAGGAAGGCTCTTGCACACGTTCGTGGGAGAGTCCTAGACATCGGAGTGGGAGCAGGTAGGGTTGCTCTCTACCTCCAGAGCCGAGGCCTTGAGGTAGTCGGAATAGACATCTCAGACAATGCAATCGATATCAGCAGACGGAGAGGGGTGCGCAAACTGGTCAAGATGTCGGCATGCGATCTTAAGTTCAGGAAGAACAGCTTCGACACCGCGCTGGCGTTCTGCAACAATTTCGGACTATGTGGAAGCATGGAAGGCGTACGGGGTATGCTCGAAAGACTCCACGGGATAATCAGGGAGGACGGGATCTTCTTGGCGGAATCAATACATCCGACAAGAACGAAGAATCGAGCACATCTCAAATATCACAATATGAACAGCGCGCGCGGACAACCGCCTGGCCAGGCCACACTGAGAGAGATCTACAGAAGGCAGAAAGGAGACTGGTGGGACCTGCTGATGGTCCGACCCGGCGAGATGCGCGAGCTGTGCGCGGACTCCGGCTGGACGATCGAGAAGACCTACAGAGGCGTTCCATCCTACGTTTACGTACTAAGGAAGGACTAG